Proteins encoded in a region of the Equus asinus isolate D_3611 breed Donkey chromosome X, EquAss-T2T_v2, whole genome shotgun sequence genome:
- the RAB9B gene encoding ras-related protein Rab-9B, translated as MSGKSLLLKVILLGDGGVGKSSLMNRYVTNKFDSQAFHTIGVEFLNRDLEVDGRFVTLQIWDTAGQERFKSLRTPFYRGADCCLLTFSVDDRQSFENLGNWQKEFIYYADVKDPEHFPFVVLGNKVDKEDRQVTTEEAQAWCMENGDYPYLETSAKDDTNVTVAFEEAVRQVLAVEEQLEHCMLGHTIDLNSGSKAGSSCC; from the coding sequence ATGAGTGGGAAATCCCTGCTCTTAAAGGTCATTCTCTTGGGTGATGGTGGAGTTGGGAAAAGCTCACTCATGAACCGTTATGTAACCAATAAATTTGACTCCCAGGCTTTTCACACCATAGGGGTAGAGTTCTTAAATCGAGATCTGGAGGTAGATGGACGTTTTGTAACTCTCCAGATCTGGGACACTGCAGGGCAGGAACGTTTCAAGAGCCTTAGGACACCCTTCTACAGGGGAGCAGACTGCTGCCTCTTGACCTTCAGCGTGGACGACCGGCAGAGCTTTGAGAACCTTGGTAACTGGCAGAAAGAATTCATCTACTATGCAGATGTGAAAGACCCTGAGCACTTTCCCTTTGTAGTTCTGGGTAACAAGGTAGACAAAGAGGATAGGCAAGTAACTACTGAGGAGGCGCAAGCCTGGTGCATGGAGAATGGGGATTACCCTTATCTAGAAACAAGTGCCAAAGATGATACTAATGTTACAGTGGCCTTTGAAGAAGCCGTCAGGCAGGTGTTGGCTGTAGAGGAACAGCTAGAGCATTGCATGTTAGGTCACACTATTGACTTGAACAGTGGCTCCAAAGCAGGATCTTCATGCTGTTAA